The nucleotide sequence GTCGTAGGGAGGCGAGACTTCCATGATGTCGAATGCGACCAGCTTGGCCGGCCTTACCGCATAGAGATACTTCAAGAGGGTGAGCGAGGTGAGACCGCCTGCCTCGGGCGTCCCCGTGCCGGGCGCAAACGCAGGGTCGAGCCCGTCGATGTCGACGCTGACGTACACGTTCCTGAAACCAGAGAGAAACTTCGTGAATCGATTCAGAGCCTCTTCCGAATCGGCGTCCCCGGGCGAGATCACCAACCCGAACTTCTTGGAGAGCCCCCACTCCTCCTCCGTCGCTGCTCTGCCGCCGACGTGCGCCACAATCGAGGGCTCGCGGGTCTCCGTAATCCTTCGTAGGTAGCAGGCGTGAGACGACTTCGAGCCCTCCCATTCATCCCTCAGGTCGAAGTGCGCGTCGAAGACGACCAGGGCCGTGTCCTTCGGGGCATTCCTGAAGGAGCCGAAGGTGAGCGAGTGTTCTCCGCCGAGCATGCAGAACTTCGACCGCTCCTCGAACAACTCCTTCGTGACCTTGGATACAGTGCCGACCATCTCGGCAGCATCGTTCACCTTGGCCAGGTT is from Nitrososphaerales archaeon and encodes:
- the speB gene encoding agmatinase; translated protein: MSYTNLFTSVNPLVGGRDVKNPLLTVFGVPYDGTTSFRPGTRFGPNAIREAFLNVEAYSKVLDVDVERLPLRDVGNLAKVNDAAEMVGTVSKVTKELFEERSKFCMLGGEHSLTFGSFRNAPKDTALVVFDAHFDLRDEWEGSKSSHACYLRRITETREPSIVAHVGGRAATEEEWGLSKKFGLVISPGDADSEEALNRFTKFLSGFRNVYVSVDIDGLDPAFAPGTGTPEAGGLTSLTLLKYLYAVRPAKLVAFDIMEVSPPYDNGSTAVAAARFMNELVALVYAQSRGP